TTATATGACATTTCCCGAGACTGTTGAGTATTCCTTCAGTGTGGGGCCGAAGTGTTGTCGCTCTATATCCAAAGTAGTCGCTTTTTTTATAGACGGTGTTCTGGCATTCTCACACTACGGTATTTGTGTAGTGTACGTCGTGTTTGTGGCCTTAAATATCAAACAAATTTTAGACGAAGTGTGGCCTAATATAGATGTTTGGATTTATTGTGCAGCGGTGGGGCTTTTATTAATACCACTGTTCCTCTTGCGTCAACTGAAGTATCTGGTACCTACAAATATACTTGCGAATATTCTGCTCTATGTGGGATTCGCGTGTATATTGTATTACTTTTGTATCGGCTTACCCCCCTTGGGTGAACGAGAACTGTTTAAATATGACCTGGCCCTATTTTTTGGCGTTGTACTGTTTGCTATTTCCTCGGTGGGTGTGGTAAGTCAATGTGGTATCTAATAgctaaatgaatatatttcaACATTCTTCCATATTATTGCAGATGTTGGCTATAGAGCAAAAAATGGCTAAGCCTGCCCAGTATTTGGGCTGGTGCGGTGTTTTAGCCCGCGCCGGTATCTTTATAACTGTCACATATAttctttttggcttttttggCTACTGGCGCTATGGTGATCAGGTGGAAGGTAGCGTCACTTTAAATTTGCCAACCGAAGAAGTGTAAGTGTTTCATTCCTTGGATTTCGATAAtatgcatatagatatatataaatgtctgCACATTTATAACAGCCTTGCGAAAATTATCAAGGTATTTATTTCAGTTGCTGTTTTTCTTACATATCCTTTGAGCGGCTATGTACCCATCGACATTATCATGAACCATTATCTAAAAAAGAATCGCGAACTGAAGCATCCCCATGTGATTGAGTACATAATCCGCATTGCTTTCGTAATTGTATGCACATTGAATGCCATTGCTTTTCCCAATTTGGGTCCACTCTTGGCGTTGGTTGGTGCCTTTTCTATATCCATACTTAATATAATTGCTCCGTGCTGCATTGAGCTATGCCTGTTCTATCAGGAAACCTATGGGAAGTTGAAATGGAAACTGTGGAAGAATATagtcattattttatttggcacctttgtttttgtatacGGAAGTTATCGCGCAGTCGTTGATATAATCAAAGAGTATGGTGGCAAGAAAGCTTTTACAAACGCCAAAGTCGAAACTCCAGAAGTAAATGTGCTGTCTAGTACCATACGCCCAATTGATCAGGGatacttttaatcgtacttaatacataataaagttaaatttaaatctgttagatacattttaaaagtatttagcaGCTTTGTTTTGATTGAGAACAAAATGAAATCTCTTCAAAGTTCGTTTGACATCGTAAATTAAACGAGAGTTAAAAGGTCAACTACAAGACAGCTCCTAGTCGCAAGAGTTTCTCGAACAACTCCACCTACTGCCCTGGGTCCTATGTTCCCCTAGCCAGCCATTATCGATAGCTATGTCGACATTGGCATTGGCGGTGATTCCCTCATTAGGTGGCACTCTGGGTAACCTGGCGGACtctggcatgtggcatgtggcatgcagcAGGCAACCTGCTTGAAACTGCGGCCCCACtcaacagcagcggcatcgGCATTGGCAGCGGCACAAGCACAGCCTGTTTGTCTGGCAGTCGTCTTCAGGCCCACTTAACGATGCTCCGGAATTTATGCCGATATGGTAATGCATCTGCGCTGGGGccgctggtgctgctgttgctgctggggcGGCCAGCCGCTTACCTCATTATGCCATTGATGGACTGCAGTTGAGCGTTTGGATTGCGTAATTTATTGTTTGGGCCGTCGCTTGATAAACTGGTGTTGGATTCCAACATAACCTAAATGGTCAAAACGGGCGACAGGCGACATCTgtttgtagttgctgctgctgttgatgctgctgctattgctattgttgttgtcgtttttgttgttacttCTGTTGTTGGCCGGCCAAACATTTTTTGCCAACGCCTGCATATCACTTTCCGTCAAATCCGCGGGGCTTTAAACAAGTTCAACGGGGCTCACATTGGGGGATTGAGCTGTGTGTTGCATTTATGGCTCTAATTAGCTACGCAGGCCGCATGCAAAGCAATGCCAACGATGTTAGACAACCAACCATTCAGTCAGCTAGTCAGCCAGTCGGCTAGtgagcaactgttgctgatCTCTGGCTAATGATTTCCACTGAAATCTGCAACACGTGCAACTCCACCCATGTGGCCAGTTCAAAAGGTTAAACAGCGCAACTGGCAAAAGTTCTGCGTATGCGACGATTGTGGCCAAGTGCAACAAATCATTTCGGGAACCCCAGCCAGCCGATCTTCAGTGCAAAGCCAACCAATTTGTGTTCCGTTGCTTTGCCGTTTGTATAAATCAATTGGCCAGTAGAGTCCGGGCAGGCATCCCATCCAGCAGTTCCAGTCCCACTCTTGAGTCTCAGTTACCGTCACAGTCGCTCTTCGATTTGACAACCCGCTGTGCGGTGTCTATTGGCATGGCCATCCTATAAATTGCCTGCCTCTCTGATCTTCACTGATGCATTATGTGTTTGGACTATGATTTTTCACTTGTTTTAGTGCGTGCGATCTGCGTCTGATTGGCctataaattataaagtttATTGCGCCCAAAGTCAGAGTACGAGTATTGACCACGGCCCGCCGACCGCCACCAACCGCCCCCGACACTGATGGATTACAAACATCGTGTCTGCCGTTATCTATCGCTTGACTTACTACAAATATTGgcttatcaaaatatatataattaagttttacacgttaggttactataaaaaaatatatttcaatttattattttcacttaacggctacttttgttgagtacattcagatttgcttcccgaatatgaactgatttatctaactgttgcggtcgcttagcaaacttcgctttgagagagtttgagtcaaaattgagtgaagtttgagctgcgtcagcaattatgcgtgggatagtactctgatgggaacattgacagtggcgtgatatttagggtgaattgtttatgtctaccaaagggggacagtttgatcttgaccaatgtcgatgttatcaccaggctctttgtttacaatattagaaatgtttataattgtgcttatgcttatgtgctaagttatgttaaagggtgggtgcgactatggatatgtcactcccccaaccattagaaaagtgcctgtcctcaggtgtttaagtttggatatagtgtaacattttcttcttttacaattggtatatctcctattattgtaggtgtttcttctactttgggttttttatattttataattaatttcttaggtatgcttttgaacttatatgtcaaatacagtgttaaacttattaatatgattacaaatatggttattgtaattatctggaatacattgttaaattttgtatgtgcatttataatttgtttcgtttgtacaaacgaaagtggttctaattttataacatcattgcttacgtaaatgctttgagtataatctaacatattgtttgaaattgaaatttcattaatttgcaatgaacaattaaagatttttattatattgtttccttctattgttatttcgttatttatacaattatggtttaatatagtttttggtaaattccaagttaaaattatatttggttctatgtagttgatttgaaaattttgcaaaattttagtataactacattctgatgttatttggtttaaaattcctgttaaacattcattattaattaatttttttgtttctctgctataaacttttttatcttgggtaaaatatttttcatgagctatttctgtcaaaatattattattttcatccgggtatggaattatttcgaataccgggctttttattatttctcgaggaatatgggatattatcagtatttcgtttgtatctgatttaaaccaagtggaagtttttgtattcaacaatttctcagaattaacatgcaacaaatagtcatgttttagtaattttgggttaaaaattcctaatcttgtgagctgcattcccatctcaatgtcttctatatattctgtaaagtgttgtaagttaaatataaggatatctaatttctttcctttttgtttctcttgatctagttcgttcatgatttctattcctttgtttatagcttctattatataatttaattcgttaacctgaacgctgttttctgctaagttgcttattttttgttcaatttctgctttgtcttcttgatctaatgttccaaataagtatttatatgctgttcctactatgttaactaaacctcttttgctgcgtttggctatttttaagccgtttatttctctgtttaatttttctactaggtattcgatttgtataaggttattgaattctttactttgttcaattaaattgttaaaagtttcttcggtttttgttatattaaccgttaaacagtggaattcgtaatctgtcggaatgtctatggttcctgtcttaaatatgagatatccgttatgggctttgataggattaatttcaatactctgtgcatttatatggtttacagttattgatagtaatattataataattaatttaagctggtgcttgtatgttttgatcgctgtctgttgttgacctgtaattgttatatttgctttgattagtcttctttttctttttgaatttggttttgtaatgtgttattttcctgcctctgttagtttcctcaaaatgtttgtcatcgatttgtcttagttctcctgttttcttgaacggggttgtcgtctttgatttaactaacggtgagtgtttgtatctagtgtcaatttcataatttgttcgttttttgttgaggttatttattagtttttctttattagcttgagtgtcatactctggtgtacctgcatatatgaatatgtccgctggtgttctgttagtcgttttgtgctttgttttatgattgtacgtgtagagtatagtttcaaattttgtaagtttattttcgacgtctgagtcgttgttaatgattcttagtttttcgttaactgtcttatgaaatcgttctacgtcggatataccgtttttactagtggttatattaatatttactgcttctgattttagccataattgtaaagctgtgcacataaaagctgagtctttgtctgcctttatttcgatgggtttacccatttggttgaacacttgtaatatagctcgtttggtttctagccagtctctactttttatttctattaatgatgcaaattttgaatagatatcaatgcaagataaaaattgtttatctcctactatgtaaaaatccattacatatttttctcggatattagcgatttccggagttatttcgaaagttaattttgtatctctgtgttctgtttttgcgatgttgcaaatctcacattcatttattagattttgaattaaattttgataatctgggaaatagtgggttgctttgaaccaattaatagttttttcaattcctggatgtaataattctttgtgcttttttaatattaattctttgaattctgcgtatgtttgaaggtctattaattttgtactagttttcattgcctttgttgaattatttggacttattatttctaagtaggcttcttgaaaaattggaaaatctgcttcgttgtggaagtatagcacacttttctttgtgcataagtattcttttattaattctttggcatgcgtattagtcatgtctttgtacgtaatttttatgttggttttgtgaaagtaattcgtaacttttgtttcgttctcggttcctttttcaaattctatttgtcgattataataattaagtggtctttctgtgatttgtaaatggttactgttgtcttcttgagcactatgtattgttgctcttgtgctaattgtatcttcgcctaagaagttttcgtttaattgaattctggacagagcatctgccacataattttcttttcctgggacgtatttaatttggaaatcaaactcatttagcttgatcttccacctttgtaatttcatgttaggttctttcatattatttaaccagacgagtggtctgtgatcactaaggatttgaaattgtcgaccaaagagataggacctaaagtatttagtggcccaaacgattgctaataattctttttcaatcgttgaataatttaactcatgctcgttgagagttctacttgcatagcatataggcttatgctcttgcgaaaggacggcccctattgccatattactcgcgtctgtagttaatgaaaatggtttttcgaagttagggtatattaaaattgggtcggatgttatgagtacttttagcttttcaaacgctagttcgtagtctctgtcttttatattgatttttgctcccttttttaatttaagtgttaatggttttactatattagcgaaatttggtataaatttcctatagaaaccacataatcctagaaatgacttaatttcttttggggtttttggaattgggaatttgacaattgcttgtatcttgttgggatttggttttataccctcagttgtgatgatgtgaccgagaaattcagtttcttttctcataaactcgcatttatccaactgtagttttaagttagcttctctaagcttcttaaataccttttgtagcgacaaaatgtgttcctccaatgaagtggaaaaaataataatgtcgtctaagtagaccagacaatctttaaaaattaaatcttctaagagattgttcatacaacgttggaacgttgcaggtgcattcttaagaccaaatggcatgcgagtgtactcgtaatggccatgtttagtcgaaaatgcggtcttgggaattgaaccaggatccatttggatttggtggaagcctttggctagatcaatggttgtgaaatattgacattttccaagtttgtctaatatttcatccatgatcgggatagggtatttatcattaatagttagttcattgagattgcggtaatctatgactaaccggaacttttgctttccagatgcatcgtttttctttggaacgattattactggtgagcagtaaggggatttggatttacgtatgatattttgttttatcatatcgcttatttgtttatttacttcctcatcgtatatttgaggatatttgtatggacgcttgtaaattgggtcctcatgttttgttagaattttgtgtttaattgtactagtgaaagtcaaattgtcaccttcatggtactggatatcacgaaattcatgtaaaactttttttattttttctttttcttctgagtttaggtgctctagcctaaactcgttgttttctattaattcattatttatagcgaagttaaatggtctgtcctctgttgagggtggatcaaggcactcttgtgcggtcatgtcctcttcgacctcttcgtcgttatatctaaaacaaaagttaaattctcctaaggttacggatccttgtgcatagtctatttttgcttgacatgcctcaaggtattctctcccaatcagaacatcataatgctctgagaagtcgtgaatatagaatttttgtttgctcggacaaattttgcttgctcctaatcgtatactttgttttaattcaataacaccatttatggtgtgaacctttaatgtttcgttgtaaactggaaaatttaagcggtttgttttcattagatttatggttgaacctgtgtcgatgacacattttagaacttcgtcattcataatcaattttatgaatggatttcttctgtttgttccgaggcttgctgatgaaaattttcggatgtatccattttcatctgcccactgttactatctctttgacgtttagtcggagggtttggtgcattcaagcgtgaatgggactgattttggtagtttaagggattttggtatctaccttgacttaatttctgttggaactcgtggtgagctttctgattgtcttcggacttactgtgctgtttattttgtgcgtgataactctgatttgtgttggaataaccacttgaaatggtggttgggttagcattttgctgataatttcccatgttcctacgattgttatttggatttccctgaacattattatttttaggtttttcagtaacgctattttcatataatccctctctttgagctacttgctttagtttttgtgtcgacgtaatgtcgtgtctggctaacatcatgaaaagcctatctggtaatttttttgtaataacatctttgattgtgttattcatagcatttgtataaagggttgtattgctaggtatattttctagtgctaacttatttaatataacaaaagatttattctcgagctcctcgatgaacttacggacgtttccttggtaattcgtgttgtataagcgtcgaaggagttcttcaaatggtgtctgcactttgtattcttcaatcaatgcgtttctcagctcctgccaagtgttggctgctgtcctttgtgatattctctgagcatctcctgtgacttgcaattcgatggctccgtataagatgctatgttgtctaacatctcgggttggatacaggtgtaggatgtaatctatccttttaacgaaggcgtttagttgatccgttgatccgtcaaagcttggcacctgtctaagttgtgaaagggcctggttgaggtgttgttctgataattccattgtcatcttggtgtaatacacttttttttgaatagttttgagtttgtaggtttgaactttattgttctttgattttgcacttttattttaggttaaagtttgtgatggattattggttaaatgtttttttttttttgtgtgtgtgtcttaaaaagactcagtaataacgtattgcagggatcaaacgatatgcaaagccagtcgttattaactgtagtagctttattgcccaaagggtcaatattattaagctactagtgacccgaaggttcttgtgcggatacgtattcgagaaaatttttattacactccgacaacactttcggtcgcgattgtgcgttagatctgggaattaattatcctttagcgatctttaatttttcccgacgtatcctaccggctgcgccaattaagttttacacgttaggttactataaaaaaatatatttcaatttattattttcacttaacggctacttttgttgagtacattcagatttgcttcccgaatatgaactgatttatctaactgttgcggtcgcttagcaaacttcgctttgagagagtttgagtcaaaattgagtgaagtttgagctgcgtcagcaattatgcgtgggatagtactctgatgggaacattgacagtggcgtgatatttagggtgaattgtttatgtctaccaaagggggacagtttgatcttgaccaatgtcgatgttatcaccaggctctttgtttacaatattagaaatgtttataattgtgcttatgcttatgtgctaagttatgttaaagggtgggtgcgactatggatatgtcactatatatatatttttttaacataaaatttGTGAGTTATTGGTTACATATTTGCCAGGCGACTTTACTTTCGATTTCTGTACAAATGTTTGCGCAATTTAACGGTCAGCGGCAGTCGTTTATTGACTAAAGGATAAGGACAAGTCAAGTCGAGTCAGTTGAGTGTGCTGCGCCCCCAAGGCCTTGACCTGTGCGCCGAGGCATCACAATGCTGCAGAATGTCAAAAATGTGTACCGACAAGAAATTTTGCTGGGATCGTCAGGCCAGTTGTAGGAGCCGAGACACAAAGATGCCGACGACGCCACCGTCGCCCATTGCGCTCACTGCACCAAATTTGCAGCCCAGCAACATGGTTGCAAGGTATGTCAGCAACATGTTGTCTAGGAACAACTGACAATTGCTGACttactgactggctgactgactgactgaatgactgcaTAGACAGGCAATGCCTGTTAGCGGTACCTTTAATTGCCTGGCTGCCCAAAATCCATAGACAAAATGTCAGCataagtagcagcagcagc
The sequence above is a segment of the Drosophila virilis strain 15010-1051.87 chromosome 3, Dvir_AGI_RSII-ME, whole genome shotgun sequence genome. Coding sequences within it:
- the LOC6623586 gene encoding glutamate transporter polyphemus isoform X3 — translated: MAQSDFDPYENRNVEAPLSNCDALASLMKGVIGTGILALPLAFHYAGFIAGSILTAFCTALLIYGMQLLVGKIMCMVESSRRNSVGYMTFPETVEYSFSVGPKCCRSISKVVAFFIDGVLAFSHYDEVWPNIDVWIYCAAVGLLLIPLFLLRQLKYLVPTNILANILLYVGFACILYYFCIGLPPLGERELFKYDLALFFGVVLFAISSVGVMLAIEQKMAKPAQYLGWCGVLARAGIFITVTYILFGFFGYWRYGDQVEGSVTLNLPTEEVLAKIIKVFISVAVFLTYPLSGYVPIDIIMNHYLKKNRELKHPHVIEYIIRIAFVIVCTLNAIAFPNLGPLLALVGAFSISILNIIAPCCIELCLFYQETYGKLKWKLWKNIVIILFGTFVFVYGSYRAVVDIIKEYGGKKAFTNAKVETPEVNVLSSTIRPIDQGYF
- the LOC6623586 gene encoding glutamate transporter polyphemus isoform X2, with the protein product MAQSDFDPYENRNVEAPLSNCDALASLMKGVIGTGILALPLAFHYAGFIAGSILTAFCTALLIYGMQLLIMCMVESSRRNSVGYMTFPETVEYSFSVGPKCCRSISKVVAFFIDGVLAFSHYGICVVYVVFVALNIKQILDEVWPNIDVWIYCAAVGLLLIPLFLLRQLKYLVPTNILANILLYVGFACILYYFCIGLPPLGERELFKYDLALFFGVVLFAISSVGVMLAIEQKMAKPAQYLGWCGVLARAGIFITVTYILFGFFGYWRYGDQVEGSVTLNLPTEEVLAKIIKVFISVAVFLTYPLSGYVPIDIIMNHYLKKNRELKHPHVIEYIIRIAFVIVCTLNAIAFPNLGPLLALVGAFSISILNIIAPCCIELCLFYQETYGKLKWKLWKNIVIILFGTFVFVYGSYRAVVDIIKEYGGKKAFTNAKVETPEVNVLSSTIRPIDQGYF
- the LOC6623586 gene encoding glutamate transporter polyphemus isoform X4; this translates as MAQSDFDPYENRNVEAPLSNCDALASLMKGVIGTGILALPLAFHYAGFIAGSILTAFCTALLIYGMQLLVGKIMCMVESSRRNSVGYMTFPETVEYSFSVGPKCCRSISKVVAFFIDGVLAFSHYGICVVYVVFVALNIKQILDEVWPNIDVWIYCAAVGLLLIPLFLLRQLKYLVPTNILANILLYVGFACILYYFCIGLPPLGERELFKYDLALFFGVVLFAISSVGVMLAIEQKMAKPAQYLGWCGVLARAGIFITVTYILFGFFGYWRYGDQVEGSVTLNLPTEEVCCFSYISFERLCTHRHYHEPLSKKESRTEASPCD
- the LOC6623586 gene encoding glutamate transporter polyphemus isoform X1; translated protein: MAQSDFDPYENRNVEAPLSNCDALASLMKGVIGTGILALPLAFHYAGFIAGSILTAFCTALLIYGMQLLVGKIMCMVESSRRNSVGYMTFPETVEYSFSVGPKCCRSISKVVAFFIDGVLAFSHYGICVVYVVFVALNIKQILDEVWPNIDVWIYCAAVGLLLIPLFLLRQLKYLVPTNILANILLYVGFACILYYFCIGLPPLGERELFKYDLALFFGVVLFAISSVGVMLAIEQKMAKPAQYLGWCGVLARAGIFITVTYILFGFFGYWRYGDQVEGSVTLNLPTEEVLAKIIKVFISVAVFLTYPLSGYVPIDIIMNHYLKKNRELKHPHVIEYIIRIAFVIVCTLNAIAFPNLGPLLALVGAFSISILNIIAPCCIELCLFYQETYGKLKWKLWKNIVIILFGTFVFVYGSYRAVVDIIKEYGGKKAFTNAKVETPEVNVLSSTIRPIDQGYF